Proteins encoded within one genomic window of Naumovozyma dairenensis CBS 421 chromosome 6, complete genome:
- the SRP72 gene encoding signal recognition particle subunit SRP72 (similar to Saccharomyces cerevisiae SRP72 (YPL210C); ancestral locus Anc_6.224) → MAQDNLTNLLSQLSVQSAQSEHTKAEQTCQQLLNSGCTNPGDILKNLLVSIIKQDKYEHAITVLQKFKHIDEKYGNKVVLEKLYIYYKLNQVQKFEKLFNSRYPDGVSHLIKSNKANQTQTKRGVLHVRAQFCYRNGQYDESYMIYNYLASTNDDNSYDNTLELACNERVPLSTKPNLSTLSPLVTQLSEESYDLLYNEAIILTTKEEFDQSISLLEKALSMAKNEGYESDIVSIQLQLAYVYQLMANKGESKDILNELLSKVEPGSVFHILAKNNIQSFIDFSKYSTNFNLILRDINFEKANSLNLQNFTFEQWSMIQRNYLFLKLFNNNSLNPHSSLLSRTLHNYSKLVDNIALETYKTQSKKTYHHALTMINSSTGGSTIGFVLLTLQLLIVEKQWDNAIRLSELFLNKSLEKSSSTLLDESIKILSYILFELYGITNRSNSKYCLLQKLFYFVNEPNVSDDSSFWTHVGFQFLPLGSTKEARKIFRQISLYSNDNDDKVSLIKDFLSNESFDINKGAEIVSNVDVESLIAQGIDPLLSSDKKKINRTVINKITKEKLLIKHKKRKAQKLKKFLKSHNVDLSSKPPSNERWIPLRDRSTYRPKRRQQHQAVKQTQGSIINKKAEQALDISKKTTPKPKSSNAKKNKKKGRR, encoded by the coding sequence atggCACAAGATAACTTGACTAATTTGTTATCACAATTAAGTGTCCAATCGGCCCAAAGTGAGCACACAAAGGCTGAACAAACCTGTCAACAACTCTTAAATAGTGGCTGTACTAATCCAGGTGATATCTTGAAGAATCTTCTGGTTTCTATCATTAAGCAAGATAAATACGAACATGCTATTACTGTTTTGCAGAAATTTAAAcatattgatgaaaaatatgggaACAAAGTCGTATTGGAAAAACTTtacatatattataaattgaatcaagTCCAAAAATTCGAAAAGTTATTCAATTCCAGATACCCAGATGGTGTATCACACTTAATTAAAAGTAATAAGGCGAATCAGACTCAAACCAAAAGAGGGGTTTTACATGTCAGAGCACAATTCTGTTACAGAAATGGACAATATGATGAATCCTATATgatttataattatttggCATCCAcgaatgatgataattccTATGATAACACTTTGGAATTGGCATGTAATGAGCGTGTTCCATTGTCAACAAAGCCCAATTTATCTACTTTGTCTCCATTAGTTACTCAATTGAGTGAAGAATCATAcgatttattatataatgaagCTATCATTTTAACCACCAAGGAGGAATTTGATCAATCTATATCATTACTTGAAAAGGCATTATCCATGGCGAAAAATGAAGGATACGAAAGTGATATCGTTTCCATACAGTTACAATTGGCATACGTGTATCAATTGATGGCAAATAAAGGTGAGTCTAAGGATATCTTAAATGAGTTATTATCCAAAGTGGAACCAGGAAGTGTATTCCATATACTCGCtaagaataatatacaatcattcattgatttttctaaatattcCACAAACTTTAATTTGATCTTAAGAGACatcaattttgaaaaagcaaactctttaaatttacaaaattttaCTTTTGAACAATGGTCCATGATTCAACGTAATTACTTGTTTTTAAAACtgttcaataataatagtcTTAATCCacattcatcattattatcacGTACTTTACACaattattccaaattaGTCGATAATATTGCTTTGGAAACTTACAAGACACAATCTAAGAAAACATATCATCATGCTCTAACTATGATAAACAGTAGTACAGGTGGCAGTACCATTGGGTTTGTATTATTGACTttacaattattaatagtTGAAAAACAATGGGATAATGCAATCAGACTATCTGAATTATTCCTAAATAAATCGTTGGAAAAGTCTTCATCGACCCTATTAGATGAATctattaaaatattatcttatattctttttgaaCTATATGGAATTACGAATAGATCTAACTCTAAGTACTGTTTGTTACAAAAACTGTTCTACTTCGTTAATGAACCTAATGTCTCTGACGATTCATCATTTTGGACACATGTAGGGTTCCAATTTCTACCATTGGGATCTACGAAAGAAGCAAGAAAGATATTTAGACAAATTTCGTTATattctaatgataatgacgATAAAGTTTCCTTAATCAAGGATTTCTTATCTAATGAGTcatttgatattaataaaggTGCCGAAATAGTCTCTAATGTTGACGTGGAATCATTAATTGCTCAAGGTATTGATCCACTATTATCATCGgataagaagaagataaacCGTACAGtaatcaataaaataacCAAggagaaattattaataaaacaTAAGAAGAGGAAAGctcaaaaattgaagaagttcTTGAAGAGCCATAATGTTGACTTATCATCTAAACCCCCATCTAACGAGAGATGGATTCCATTGAGAGATAGGTCTACTTATAGACCTAAGAGAAGACAACAACACCAAGCAGTTAAACAAACGCAAGGTAGTATTATAAATAAGAAAGCTGAACAAGCTTTggatatttcaaagaaaacaacCCCAAAGCCAAAATCATCCAATGcgaagaaaaataagaagaagGGTCGTAGGTAA
- the IPL1 gene encoding aurora kinase (similar to Saccharomyces cerevisiae IPL1 (YPL209C); ancestral locus Anc_6.222) — protein MKMNVTNNTSHDSKLEIQKSRRESLQQRNALLTMRLNSTNPQRMVKKPWRASNSHQQTPHHKTSPTITSKIPSPVRRPLRGNDNSPNRLPLTKRPTVDNTIHASKIPSPIRYIKNNNAIVTSSTTATTSNVTENDYGKIFSSPKLYKQLTLQDFEIGKKLGKGKFGKVYCVKHKESGFICALKAMDKSEIIQYNLQRQFRREVEIQTSLNHPNLTKLYGHFYDDKRVYLIMEYLVYGELYKLLRSHGPFNDIIASRFVYQIADALNHLHEKGIIHRDLKPENILIGFNNVLKLTDFGWSIINPKGVKRKTLCGTIDYLSPEMIRSREYDDTVDVWALGVLTYELVAGDPPFEEDSKELTYKRILKGEIRFPGTVSQDVRDLISRLLKNDPKERILLKEVMVHPWIMRNKPFW, from the coding sequence atgaaaatgaatgtAACTAATAATACTTCTCATGACAGTAAATtagaaattcaaaaaagtAGGAGAGAATCTTTACAACAGCGGAATGCTCTCCTAACAATGAGACTAAATAGCACAAATCCTCAAAGAATGGTAAAAAAGCCATGGAGAGCATCCAATTCTCATCAGCAAACTCCACATCACAAGACTTCTCCCACAATTACAAGTAAAATCCCATCTCCTGTAAGAAGACCATTGCGAGGAAATGATAACAGCCCTAATAGGCTCCCGTTAACTAAGAGGCCCACGGTCGATAACACTATCCACGCGAGTAAAATACCTTCACCAATCCGTTATattaaaaacaataatgCAATAGTAACCAGCTCGACCACAGCGACGACAAGTAATGTTACCGAAAATGATTATGGGAAAATATTCTCTTCACCAAAACTATACAAACAATTAACGTTacaagattttgaaattggtaAGAAATTGGGTAAAGGTAAATTCGGTAAAGTATATTGTGTGAAACATAAAGAAAGTGGGTTTATTTGTGCATTAAAAGCGATGGATAAGAGTGagataattcaatataatttaCAGAGACAATTCCGTAGAGAAGTCGAAATTCAAACAAGTTTAAATCATCCAAATTTAACGAAGTTATATGGTCATTTTTATGATGACAAAAGAGTCTATCTTATCATGGAATATCTTGTTTATGgtgaattatataaattacTAAGATCGCATGGAccatttaatgatattattgcTTCGAGATTTGTTTATCAAATTGCTGATGCTTTGAATCATCTTCATGAAAAAGGTATTATCCATAGAGATTTAAAGCCGGAGAATATCTTAATTGGGTTCAATAATGTTTTGAAGTTAACAGATTTTGGTTGGAGCATTATTAATCCGAAAGGAgtgaaaaggaaaacatTATGTGGGACCATTGATTATTTATCACCAGAGATGATCAGATCAAGAGAGTATGATGATACGGTGGACGTATGGGCCCTTGGTGTTCTTACGTACGAGTTAGTTGCTGGCGACCCACCTTTTGAAGAGGATTCCAAAGAGTTAACATATAAGCGAATTCTAAAAGGGGAAATAAGGTTTCCAGGGACCGTATCACAAGATGTCAGAGATTTGATTTCCAGGCTCTTGAAAAATGATCCTAAAGAAAGGATATTGCTAAAGGAGGTGATGGTACATCCATGGATCATGAGGAACAAACCATTTTGGTAG
- the PUS1 gene encoding pseudouridine synthase PUS1 (similar to Saccharomyces cerevisiae PUS2 (YGL063W) and PUS1 (YPL212C); ancestral locus Anc_6.226) codes for MASKIPEENLRPSYDDAETDESVKRGQQEKWTKARKADYDGDKNAKDNGPVSKKPRVDTRSPQLDADGNAIPKEKRLPKRKVAVMIGYCGTGYHGMQYNPPNPTIEATLFKAFVDAGAISKANSNDLKKNGFMRSARTDKGVHAGGNLISLKMIIEDPEIKSKINEQLPEGVRVWDIERVNKAFDCRKMCSSRWYEYLLPTYSLIGPKPGSILYNDIEESRIELPGVLDDDMESKTFWENLQKEIDETFTPEEIEAIKSYTPPPKDEFLDSEGLYLKVKKYKQLENAHRRKYRISQEKLTKFRSSMEQYLGAHNFHNFTLGKEFKDPSAIRFMKEIKVSDPFVIGDAKTEWVSIKIHGQSFMLHQIRKMISMATLVTRCGSPVDRINQAYGVQKLNIPKAPALGLLLEAPVFEGYNTRLEKFGYKAIDFSKYQDEIDAFKMKHIYDKIYKEEVDENVFNAFFSYIDSFNKVTGAQGEETADKTGAAVQKSIFEFLTARGIPEITPEPTKKEKKLANGTANDADVVTSKSESEVQLAATAETEEKACVQ; via the coding sequence ATGGCGTCTAAAATCcctgaagaaaatttaagGCCATCATACGATGATGCAGAAACCGACGAATCTGTCAAGAGAGgacaacaagaaaaatggACCAAAGCACGTAAGGCAGACTATGATGGGGACAAGAACGCAAAAGACAACGGTCCTGTTTCAAAGAAACCACGTGTCGATACAAGAAGTCCGCAATTAGATGCAGACGGTAATGCCATCCCAAAGGAGAAAAGATTACCAAAGAGGAAAGTTGCTGTTATGATTGGTTATTGTGGAACTGGATACCATGGTATGCAATATAATCCTCCAAATCCAACTATCGAAGCTACGCTTTTTAAGGCATTTGTAGATGCCGGCGCTATATCTAAAGCGAACTCTAAtgatttgaagaagaatggGTTTATGAGATCTGCTAGAACTGATAAAGGTGTTCATGCAGGTGGgaatttaatatctttgaaaatgatcATTGAAGATCCAGAAATTAAATCCAAAATCAATGAACAATTACCTGAAGGCGTTCGTGTTTGGGATATTGAGCGTGTCAACAAAGCGTTTGATTGTAGAAAGATGTGTAGTTCTCGTTGGTACGAATATTTGTTACCAACCTATTCATTGATTGGTCCTAAACCAGGTTCTATTCtttataatgatattgaagaaagtaGGATTGAATTACCAGGTGttttagatgatgatatggAGTCCAAAACTTTCTGGGAGAATCTTCAAAAGGAAATAGATGAAACATTCACAcctgaagaaattgaagctATTAAATCATATACTCCACCACCAAAGGATGAATTTTTAGATTCTGAAGGGCTTTATTTGAAAgtgaagaaatataaacaattaGAAAACGCTCATCGTAGGAAATATCGTATATCGCAGGAAAAATTGACCAAGTTCCGTTCATCAATGGAACAATACTTAGGGGCTCATAATTTCCATAATTTCACGTTAGGTAAAGAGTTTAAAGATCCAAGTGCTATTAGATTTATGAAAGAGATTAAAGTATCTGACCCGTTTGTCATTGGTGATGCGAAGACAGAATGGGTCTCCATTAAAATTCATGGTCAATCATTTATGTTACATCAAATCCGTAAAATGATTTCTATGGCTACTTTAGTGACACGTTGTGGATCTCCAGTGGATCGTATTAATCAAGCATATGGTGTACAAAAACTCAATATTCCCAAAGCACCTGCTTTAGGGTTACTGCTTGAAGCTCCAGTTTTTGAAGGTTATAATACTAGATTAGAGAAATTTGGTTATAAAGCCATCGATTTCAGTAAATATcaagatgaaattgatgcGTTTAAGATGAAACATATCTATGATAAGATTtacaaagaagaagttgatgaaaatgtaTTCAATGCATTTTTCAGTTACATTGATAGTTTTAATAAAGTTACTGGCGCTCAAGGTGAAGAAACAGCTGATAAAACGGGCGCAGCTGTTCAAAAAAGTATCTTCGAATTTTTAACTGCCAGAGGAATCCCAGAAATAACACCTGAACctacaaagaaagaaaagaaacttGCTAATGGGACGGCAAATGATGCAGATGTTGTTACTTCTAAAAGCGAATCAGAAGTTCAGCTAGCAGCAACTGCGGAAACTGAAGAAAAAGCTTGCGTGCAATAG
- the NIP7 gene encoding ribosome biosynthesis protein NIP7 (similar to Saccharomyces cerevisiae NIP7 (YPL211W); ancestral locus Anc_6.225), with protein MRQLTEEETKVVFEKLAGYIGRNITYLVDNKENPHVFRLQKDRVYYVPEHVAKLATSIARPNLMSVGICLGKFTKTGKFRLHITSLTVLASHAKYKIWIKPNGEMPFLYGNHVLKAHVGKMSDDIPEHAGVIIFAMNDTPLGFGVSAKSTSESRNLPPTSIVAFRQADIGEYLRDEDTLFT; from the coding sequence atgaGACAACtaacagaagaagaaactaaggtagtatttgaaaaattagctGGTTATATCGGAAGAAATATTACATATCTAGTGGATAACAAGGAAAATCCACATGTTTTCAGATTACAAAAAGATAGAGTTTACTATGTTCCAGAACACGTTGCCAAATTGGCTACAAGTATAGCAAGACCAAATTTAATGTCAGTGGGGATTTGTCTTGGGAAATTTACCAAAACTGGGAAATTTAGATTACATATAACTTCGTTGACTGTATTAGCTTCTCATGCTAAATATAAAATCTGGATTAAGCCAAATGGTGAAATGCCATTCTTATATGGTAATCATGTGTTGAAGGCTCATGTAGGGAAAATGTCCGATGATATCCCAGAACATGCTGGTGTAATTATATTTGCCATGAATGATACTCCTTTGGGATTCGGTGTGAGCGCAAAGAGTACTTCCGAATCGAGAAATTTACCTCCAACTTCCATCGTTGCATTTAGACAAGCTGATATTGGTGAATACTTGAGAGATGAAGACACTTTATTCACATAG
- the NDAI0F01560 gene encoding SDR family oxidoreductase has product MTPKERGTVFVSGATGFIALHIINNLLQQGYKVIGSARSQEKVDHLLELFNNNPSLSLEIVPNIDNPEAFDDVFKKYGNEIKVVLHAASPIPRPSTDYEKEYLIPAVEGVKSILNAVKKYAANSVERVILTSSAAAAQNSTDVVSEESWNDATWKGCQTDSWNAYAGSKTFAERAAWEFMEENKNVIKFTLTTVNPVYTLGPQAFSDKKFASTSAYIEQIISSTEDNITPKIAFWFVDVRDVAKAHILAFQNDNLVGKRLLLAADTFSYQDVLNIANEDFKELNGKIPIGEPEKADALTKENKGLLDNHKTKELLGFEFIGLRQCVDDSIKQILEVKH; this is encoded by the coding sequence atgacACCAAAAGAAAGAGGGACTGTATTTGTTTCAGGTGCTACTGGATTTATCGCTCTtcatatcatcaataatcTATTACAACAAGGTTATAAAGTAATTGGATCCGCCAGATCTCAAGAAAAAGTGGATCATTTATTGGAATTGTTTAACAATAATCCATCTCTTTCACTGGAAATTGTACCAAATATCGATAACCCAGAGGCATTTGATGACgtattcaagaaatatggtaatgaaattaaagtAGTGTTACACGCTGCTTCACCAATACCACGTCCAAGCACCGATTATGAAAAGGAATACTTGATCCCTGCTGTGGAAGGTGTAAAATCAATCTTAAATGCGGTCAAGAAATATGCTGCAAATTCAGTGGAAAGAGTAATATTGACATCCTCAGCTGCTGCTGCTCAGAACTCGACAGATGTTGTGAGTGAAGAATCCTGGAATGATGCTACTTGGAAAGGTTGCCAAACTGATTCATGGAATGCTTATGCGGGTTCTAAGACCTTTGCTGAAAGGGCTGCCTGGGAATTCATGGAGGAAAATAAGAATGTTATTAAATTTACATTGACCACTGTTAACCCTGTTTATACGTTGGGTCCGCAGGCATTCTCTGATAAGAAATTTGCATCTACTTCCGCTTATATCGAACAAATTATCAGTTCTACTGAAGATAATATCACACCAAAAATAGCATTTTGGTTTGTCGATGTTAGGGATGTTGCTAAGGCTCATATCTTGGCATTCCAAAATGACAATTTGGTTGGGAAAAGATTGCTTCTTGCCGCAGATACTTTTTCTTATCAGGATGTTTTGAATATTGCtaatgaagattttaaaGAACTGAATGGTAAGATTCCAATTGGAGAACCTGAAAAGGCCGACGCTTTAACTAAGGAAAACAAAGGTTTGTTAGATAACCATAAGACTAAAGAACTGTTAGGTTTCGAATTCATTGGTTTAAGACAGTGTGTCGATGATAGTATCAAACAAATCTTAGAAGTTAAGCACTAG
- the THI6 gene encoding bifunctional hydroxyethylthiazole kinase/thiamine-phosphate diphosphorylase (similar to Saccharomyces cerevisiae THI6 (YPL214C); ancestral locus Anc_6.231), producing the protein MVFPKDKVDYSLYLVTDSTMLPEGTTLYSQVEAGLKNGVTLVQLREKDTDTKIFIEEAIAVQKLCKAYDVPLIINDRIDVALAIDADGVHVGQSDMPIPMVRQLLGPDKIVGWSVGKTSEVETLAQWGTDMVDYIGIGMVFPTETKKNPRKSPMGPTGVIDILNALETTQATWCRTVAIGGLHPNNIPRVLYQCVSHNGKRALDGISVVSDIMASDDAGASTKILRGLLDYSKFEYIPLDFSHQENITSKDIKDTLSQVQKNHPLVQHMTNKVHQNFGANVTLALGSSPIMSEVPSEVDELASVPNAALLLNTGSVAPVEALKEAVRAYNERKRPIIFDPVGYSATQTRLTLNNTLLQYGQYTCIKGNSGEILSLAKLNQGKMRGVDAGDDKVDKALLARATRLVAFTYKTIAVCTGEYDFIADGTMSSSYRLGHGVGELSANDIPCVMIEDGPIPLMEKITASGCSLGTAIAALVGGLSPNGIAFNAVVSAVLLYKSAGKLASLNCRGSGSFHVHLIDALDQLFTTNDPSSWTAKVEIVT; encoded by the coding sequence atggtttTCCCAAAAGATAAAGTTGATTATTCCTTATATCTGGTAACTGACTCTACCATGTTGCCAGAAGGCACCACTCTATATTCTCAGGTGGAGGCAGGTTTAAAAAATGGTGTCACATTAGTTCAGCTAAGGGAAAAGGATACTGATACcaaaattttcattgaagaagCTATAGCTGTTCAAAAACTATGTAAAGCTTACGACGTTCCATTGATTATTAATGATCGTATTGATGTCGCTTTAGCTATAGACGCTGATGGTGTCCATGTGGGACAATCCGATATGCCAATTCCAATGGTTAGACAATTATTGGGCCCTGATAAGATTGTTGGGTGGAGTGTTGGCAAGACAAGTGAAGTGGAAACGTTGGCTCAATGGGGAACCGATATGGTTGACTATATAGGTATTGGTATGGTTTTCCCTACCgaaacaaagaagaatcCAAGAAAATCCCCAATGGGTCCAACTGGTGTTATCGACATATTGAATGCTCTAGAAACGACACAGGCTACTTGGTGTAGAACTGTTGCTATCGGTGGTCTGCACCCAAATAACATCCCCAGAGTTCTTTATCAGTGTGTTAGTCATAATGGTAAGAGAGCACTTGACGGTATTTCTGTTGTCAGTGATATTATGGCTTCGGATGATGCTGGCGCTTCCACGAAAATCCTTCGTGGTTTATTAGATTATTCCAAATTCGAATATATCCCACTTGACTTCTCCcatcaagaaaatattacatCAAAGGACATTAAAGACACCTTGAGTCAAGTACAAAAGAACCATCCATTGGTCCAACATATGACTAATAAAGTCCATCAAAATTTCGGTGCTAATGTCACTTTAGCATTAGGCTCATCTCCAATTATGTCTGAGGTCCCTTCTGAAGTGGATGAGTTGGCAAGCGTACCAAATGCCGCTCTGTTGCTCAATACTGGTAGTGTAGCACCAGTGGAAGCTCTGAAAGAAGCTGTCAGAGCTTACaatgaaaggaaaagaCCAATCATCTTCGATCCTGTTGGATATAGCGCTACTCAAACAAGACTAacattaaataatacattGTTACAATATGGTCAATACACCTGTATCAAGGGGAACTCAGGTGAGATCTTATCCTTAGCTAAATTGAATCAAGGTAAAATGAGGGGTGTAGATGCCGGGGATGATAAAGTTGATAAAGCTTTGTTAGCTCGTGCCACAAGACTAGTTGCGTTTACATACAAAACGATCGCCGTTTGTACTGGTGAATATGATTTCATTGCTGATGGTACCATGTCCAGTTCTTACAGACTAGGCCATGGTGTTGGTGAGCTTTCTGCCAATGATATCCCATGTGTCATGATTGAAGACGGGCCTATCCCATTGATGGAGAAAATTACTGCAAGTGGATGTTCCTTAGGTACCGCGATTGCTGCATTAGTGGGTGGTCTATCCCCAAATGGGATTGCCTTCAATGCAGTTGTAAGTGCCGTCCTTCTTTACAAATCTGCCGGTAAATTGGCTTCCTTGAATTGTCGCGGTAGCGGAAGCTTCCATGTTCATTTGATTGATGCGTTAGATCAATTATTTACTACAAATGATCCATCCAGTTGGACTGCGAAAGTGGAGATAGTTACTTAA
- the LEA1 gene encoding U2 snRNP complex subunit LEA1 (similar to Saccharomyces cerevisiae LEA1 (YPL213W); ancestral locus Anc_6.230) — MKFTPSLIIDAPSYQVDHFDGRYDTDKCVILRDLQLETDSESMPSSLKQLSPSTNVLDLTNNDLFNIPWNVKNFKWLHTLLLSRNRIINIDGSLLPCNLENLVLANNGISELQELDGLSKAPKSLKNLTLKGNPICHLNGYREYVLKLLPNLMTLDFTRVTPEERKEILKINKEAKKIGGDLATATTTKHKERLTNRISKNGRQNRDKSIEMMTLVVSKMTDEKKKELKKQLAEATSLDEIARLEKILSGGV, encoded by the coding sequence ATGAAGTTCACACCAAGTTTGATAATAGATGCCCCTTCGTACCAAGTAGACCATTTCGATGGTAGATATGATACAGATAAATGCGTAATATTGCGAGATTTACAGTTAGAAACAGATTCAGAATCCATGCCTTCAAGTCTTAAACAATTATCACCTTCTACCAACGTATTAGATCTGACCAATAATGATCTCTTTAACATACCGTGGAATGTAAAGAATTTTAAATGGTTGCATACTTTACTTTTATCTAGGAatagaattattaatattgatgGATCACTACTTCCATGTAATTTAGAGAATTTGGTTCTAGCAAATAATGGAATATCtgaattacaagaattgGATGGGTTAAGTAAAGCACCtaaatcattgaagaatttgacTTTAAAGGGGAATCCAATTTGTCATTTGAATGGGTATAGAGAATatgttttgaaattattaccaaattTAATGACATTGGATTTCACACGTGTTACTCCTGAAGAGAGAAAGGAAATACTCAAGATTAATAAAGAGGCAAAGAAAATAGGAGGAGATCTTGCTACAGCGACGACAACGAAACATAAGGAACGACTTACGAATAGAATATCGAAAAATGGACGTCAAAATAGAGATAAATCTATTGAAATGATGACGCTAGTAGTGAGTAAGATGACAGatgagaagaagaaagaactTAAAAAACAGTTAGCTGAAGCAACTTCATTGGATGAGATAGCAAGACTAGAAAAGATATTGTCAGGAGGTGTCTGA